GTCGATGTGGCGGAGCGTGACGAGGAGCCGGAAATCGGAGCTCGTCAGGGTGCCCTTGGCTTCGATCGCCAAGAAGAGCGCGGCGCGCGGAGGGAGGCCGAGCGAGCGCAGCTCGGAGTCGTGGAGGCCGGCGATCGAAGCGTGGGGGACGAGGACGGTGGCCCCCTCCAGGACTGCCTGCTCCTCCGAAACGAGGCGGAGCAGCGGTCCCACGCGAATTGGGTTACCGGATTCGTCGACAAGGGTTCGAGCCGCCCAGCCATCTAATTCGAGTTGAGCCCCGCCCCCCGCGCCGTGAATCGATATCCCTGCTGCGAGACCTCTCGTCCGAACGTACCCGTATTCATGTCATTCAAACCCGCAGTCCGGTCTGCAGCCCGATCCACTCACGCACCTTGGGCATCCACGAACCTCCCGCATAATGCGTTTGCTCGAGTGGCGCCTCGCCTCTCAAGTCCCACCCGTCGTAGCGACGCCGGTAGAACTGCGGCGCACCGGACCCACCGGAAGGCCAGCCGCGGCATCTCCCCATATGGCTCCATTCCGCGATGTCCACCGAACCTCTCGGGCCACGAATCTGCATCAGCAATACGGACTTGGATTGGTCCTGCTCGCCATGAACGGTACCGAATTGACGACCGTCCATGTTCAAGCGCCCGGTCGCAATTCTGTAGGCATCGAGTCCGAAGACGACCCATGCCTGAACGACCACGCCTGCGTCGAAATACTTGCCCCAGAACGCCCGCCGCGCATCCCAGTGCCGCTTGTCCGCCGTGCCATCCAACACTCTGAAGAACGCCTCGAGGCTCTGGCGCACGAGCCATCGGTGCATTACCCCGCGATGGCGTTCGTCGACTCCGAACCACCGGCTCGTGTCGATGCGTGGATCCCCGTAGTAGTCGAGAAACAGTCGCTCCAGCCACTTGCGTCCTGCCTCGTCCGGGTCGCGGTCGACGTAGGGACCTAGCAGCGCTCCGGGCAGCTTGGTCCGAAGCGATGGGTACGGGAACTGTCCGGCGCCGACCGCCATTGCAACGACACGCTGCGCCGCCGGCGACGTCGGCGCCAAGCCGCGGGAGAGCTCACGCCCCAAGCGATCCAACAGCGCGTCGGCCACGAGGTGGACGAACCGGGCGTTCTGGAGGTCGTCGGTGAACCCAGCCCCTTCCAACAGCACCGGAATGCCGTCAGACCGACGCCAGAGCTGGTCCGCGAACGCCCCAGGTCCATCGGCTTCCAACAACTTCCACGTCTCGTTGCGCTCCCGCCAGGCGATCCCCTGCGGGCTCGCCGAATCCCGAAGGAGCTGGTCGATTGCGAGACGCCACTCGTCGAAGGTCGGCGCCGCCTGGGGATAGTCGCGAAGGAACGCCTTCACGGCCGCCAGAAGCGCGGAGGGTCGGCCAGCGACACGGAGCCAACCGACGTAGGCCTTCAGGAGCTCGCTAGAGGAACCGAGCCACCGGTCCGCGTGCTCGGCCCCCTCCGGCATGAAGAGGACCCATGGCAGAGCGCGAAGGTGGCGCCTCGGAAGCCCGTCCAACGACTTCGTCGACTCCCAGTGGGCTCGAACCTCTCGGAGCACCTGATCCAGCTCGACGAGCGGGGGTACCTTCCCTCCCGACTTTTCGAGGGCCTGGAAGACCTCGAACGCCGCGGCTTTGACGTTCCTCGGCGCGAGGCCGGCGATCGAGTGCCCCAGATCCCATCGACCGGAGGAAGCCCTACGGCTCTCGAGCTGCGCCTTGAGACCATCGCCGCTCAAAACTCCACCACCTCGGAGACGGCCGGACGCTCGTCCGTGGAGGGCGGCGTCATGAGGACCCGTAGATCGATCCTGCGATTTCGCGCTCGGGCCTCGGGGGTCGATTCCAGAGCTACCCGCCGGGAATCCGCATAGCCCGCCACACCGAAGAGCGGCTCGCCTCGTTCGTTCCGGAAGGAAAGCAGCTCCGCACTCCTCGAAGTCAGCACCTCGTAGGTCCGGATGGCTCGCGCCGCGGAGAGCTGCCAGTTGTCCTTGAACCGCATCCCAGGCAGGAGCGGCACGTCGTCCGTGTGCCCCTCGATGACGACCGCCTCGACGTTCGCGTCGTAGGTTCGCTGCGGGCAACGGTCGATCGAACCTACGGTGAAGCAGGGAAGGACGGTCGCCAAATTGTCGGCCAGCACCGCGAGCCGCTCCCGTCCGCCCGGATTGAAGTCGTCGAAACCCGACCGGAAGAGAATCTCCTCCGGGAGTCGAAGCACGCCGTGCTCGACGTCGATCTCCACCGCCAGACCTTCCCGAGCGAGACGCGTCTGGATGGTCGATAAGAGCTGGGCGCGAGCGGCATCCGCCCCCTTGAGCTGCTTGACCTCCTCCTGCTTCTGCTCTTCCGCCTGGCGAAGGCTGTCCTCCGCACGGCGGAGATTGAAGGCGAAGACCATCAGCGTGATGATGAAAACGAAGAGCAGACCGGCCATCAGGTCGCTCACCGAGACCAGATAGCTCCCCTCTTCTGCCGCCCCACCTACCGCAGCCGCCCGACGAAGCCTGCTCATCCAACCCGCCTCTGCAGGCCGCTCGCGATCCGATCGACCTGCTCGGTGAGCTTCTTCACCTCGACTGGGAGGTCGCCGAGGTCGTCACC
The Vulgatibacter incomptus DNA segment above includes these coding regions:
- a CDS encoding EH signature domain-containing protein, whose protein sequence is MKAFLRDYPQAAPTFDEWRLAIDQLLRDSASPQGIAWRERNETWKLLEADGPGAFADQLWRRSDGIPVLLEGAGFTDDLQNARFVHLVADALLDRLGRELSRGLAPTSPAAQRVVAMAVGAGQFPYPSLRTKLPGALLGPYVDRDPDEAGRKWLERLFLDYYGDPRIDTSRWFGVDERHRGVMHRWLVRQSLEAFFRVLDGTADKRHWDARRAFWGKYFDAGVVVQAWVVFGLDAYRIATGRLNMDGRQFGTVHGEQDQSKSVLLMQIRGPRGSVDIAEWSHMGRCRGWPSGGSGAPQFYRRRYDGWDLRGEAPLEQTHYAGGSWMPKVREWIGLQTGLRV
- a CDS encoding OmpA/MotB family protein; its protein translation is MSRLRRAAAVGGAAEEGSYLVSVSDLMAGLLFVFIITLMVFAFNLRRAEDSLRQAEEQKQEEVKQLKGADAARAQLLSTIQTRLAREGLAVEIDVEHGVLRLPEEILFRSGFDDFNPGGRERLAVLADNLATVLPCFTVGSIDRCPQRTYDANVEAVVIEGHTDDVPLLPGMRFKDNWQLSAARAIRTYEVLTSRSAELLSFRNERGEPLFGVAGYADSRRVALESTPEARARNRRIDLRVLMTPPSTDERPAVSEVVEF